The following proteins are co-located in the Hemicordylus capensis ecotype Gifberg chromosome 11, rHemCap1.1.pri, whole genome shotgun sequence genome:
- the NXT2 gene encoding NTF2-related export protein 2 isoform X1, translating into MMMALLSRSSSRSPERGSGASLSSQQPCEDFKTQVDQACRAAEEFTNIYYETMDKRRQVLTKLYLDTATLVWNGNAVSGSEALANFFAMLPSSEFQVSTCDCQPVHEQATLNNTTVLVVACGSVKFDGSKPQYFYQNFLLTAQTTNNNTVWKIASDCFRFQELSS; encoded by the exons ATGATGATGGctcttctatcccgctcttcctcccgcAGCCCCGAGCGGGGTTCAGGGgcatctttatcctcacaacaaccctgcgag GACTTCAAAACTCAAGTGGATCAAGCTTGTAGAGCTGCTGAAGAATTTACAAACATTTACTATGAAACCATGGATAAAAGAAGGCAG GTGTTGACCAAACTCTACCTGGACACAGCAACCCTAGTCTGGAATGGGAATGCCGTATCCGGGTCCGAAGCACTTGCTAACTTTTTTGCAATGTTGCCTTCTAGTGAGTTCCAGGTCAGCACATGTGACTGTCAGCCTGTTCATG agcAAGCAACACTGAACAACACCACCGTCCTTGTTGTAGCATGTGGGTCGGTGAAGTTTGACGGAAGCAAGCCACAATACTTCTACCAGAACTTCTTGCTAACGGCACAAACCACGAACAACAATACTGTGTGGAAGATTGCAAGCGACTGCTTCCGCTTCCAGGAATTGTCTAGTTAG
- the KCNE5 gene encoding potassium voltage-gated channel subfamily E regulatory beta subunit 5 has translation MNCSSESRRLQRLLGQLWQELRGGGGGGGRAGSPSPPNGSAGGSFPPGLLLLGAEQQQPRPQPQPAAGADDAYLYILLIMIFYGCLAGGLILAYTRSRKLESKHDPYHLYIERDWPGGAAGALGGPEAAGLEEEAAAEPRQSSADSQHL, from the coding sequence ATGAACTGCAGCAGCGAGAGCCGGCGGCTGCAGCGCCTCCTGGGCCAGCTGTGGCAGGAgctgcgcggcggcggcggcggcggcggccgggcgggctccccctccccgcccaacGGCAGCGCGGGGGGCTCCTTCCCgccggggctgctgctgctgggcgcggagcagcagcagcctcggCCTCAGCCTCAGCCCGCGGCGGGGGCCGACGACGCCTACCTGTACATCCTGCTCATCATGATCTTCTACGGCTGCCTGGCCGGGGGCCTGATCCTGGCCTACACGCGCTCGCGCAAGCTGGAGTCCAAGCACGACCCCTACCACCTCTACATCGAGCGCGACTGGCCGGGCGGCGCCGCGGGGGCGCTGGGGGGCCCGGAGGCCGCcggcctggaggaggaggcggcggccgaGCCGAGGCAGAGCAGCGCGGACAGCCAGCACCTctag
- the NXT2 gene encoding NTF2-related export protein 2 isoform X3, with product MLAIADFKTQVDQACRAAEEFTNIYYETMDKRRQVLTKLYLDTATLVWNGNAVSGSEALANFFAMLPSSEFQVSTCDCQPVHEQATLNNTTVLVVACGSVKFDGSKPQYFYQNFLLTAQTTNNNTVWKIASDCFRFQELSS from the exons ATGCTGGCTATCGCG GACTTCAAAACTCAAGTGGATCAAGCTTGTAGAGCTGCTGAAGAATTTACAAACATTTACTATGAAACCATGGATAAAAGAAGGCAG GTGTTGACCAAACTCTACCTGGACACAGCAACCCTAGTCTGGAATGGGAATGCCGTATCCGGGTCCGAAGCACTTGCTAACTTTTTTGCAATGTTGCCTTCTAGTGAGTTCCAGGTCAGCACATGTGACTGTCAGCCTGTTCATG agcAAGCAACACTGAACAACACCACCGTCCTTGTTGTAGCATGTGGGTCGGTGAAGTTTGACGGAAGCAAGCCACAATACTTCTACCAGAACTTCTTGCTAACGGCACAAACCACGAACAACAATACTGTGTGGAAGATTGCAAGCGACTGCTTCCGCTTCCAGGAATTGTCTAGTTAG
- the NXT2 gene encoding NTF2-related export protein 2 isoform X2, translating to MDKRRQVLTKLYLDTATLVWNGNAVSGSEALANFFAMLPSSEFQVSTCDCQPVHEQATLNNTTVLVVACGSVKFDGSKPQYFYQNFLLTAQTTNNNTVWKIASDCFRFQELSS from the exons ATGGATAAAAGAAGGCAG GTGTTGACCAAACTCTACCTGGACACAGCAACCCTAGTCTGGAATGGGAATGCCGTATCCGGGTCCGAAGCACTTGCTAACTTTTTTGCAATGTTGCCTTCTAGTGAGTTCCAGGTCAGCACATGTGACTGTCAGCCTGTTCATG agcAAGCAACACTGAACAACACCACCGTCCTTGTTGTAGCATGTGGGTCGGTGAAGTTTGACGGAAGCAAGCCACAATACTTCTACCAGAACTTCTTGCTAACGGCACAAACCACGAACAACAATACTGTGTGGAAGATTGCAAGCGACTGCTTCCGCTTCCAGGAATTGTCTAGTTAG